GGATCAATTCCTAATTTTTGGCAGAGCTGGTTGATGTCCCGTTTATTTTCTATCATCCTTTGACTCCTTTTTTCAATAATTTCTTTCCGAATGGGAGTGATAGCCATTCTCTAATTGTAAAGAGCTGAACTCTTAAGATATAAACAACAAATACGATAACACCGATTACTACGGTTAATAACGCAACGATACTTGCTTGGCTGCGAGAATCTGATTGGAATAACAAACTGGTCAGCACCCACTTAGTCATAACGGCGGTTATATACAACATTCCAGCACCACCCACTAATTTTAGTAGAAAGTGGTCGGTTCTCCACAATTGTGTCATGGATAACGATAACTTACTCGCTAAGAATATAGCCATGATGACTAACCCCGTCAAGGTTGCTATACTTGCCCCCAGCGTTCCCAAGCTGCTAACTAACCAACTATTCAACGCTAATTTCACCACTAGCCCAATCGCCAGTGCATATAAGGTTAGACGGTATTGGTTTTCACTTTGTAAAATGGAGTGAAAAGCCATGACTAATGAGGCTGCAGCAATAGCCATCACATAAATCGCCAACACCACTTGTCCGCTCCGGTCTCCAAATAACATCTGATTCACTTCTGGAAGAATAGCCAGTAAGCCAACAGTCGCTGCAAGCGATAGTGTTAGCGTAATCCGAATCAGTGATTTGGCTGCATATTGAAAACGATCAGCTTGTCTACTGACAAAGGCTTGAGTTAACATCGGTATAAAACTAGCGGAAAAACCTGTCCCCACTACCATCCCCAATTGAACAAGAGGCTGCCCTCTATCGTAAATCCCTTTTAATGACTTAGCAGTATCCGCATCGATACCACTTTCAACCAATCCTTTATAGAGAGAAAAGGAATCAATGAGTTGAAATAAGACTAAAATGGATGTTAAAAGGCAGATCGTCAAGCCCTCTGTCGCATAGCGCTTCGTTAATTGGAACAAGCCTTTTCTTACCGATTGCGACTTGCTAGCTAATAATAAGGGGTGGTCATTTTTCTTAGCCGCCATTAATAGGACAACTAAAGCTAACGCAGCTCCCCAACTTGCCCCACTCATAGCCGATGCTCCCATGGCATATAAGTCAGTCCCCGTTTGGGTAAACCAATAAGCGGCAATTAAAATAACGACAACACGAACTAACTGCTCCGTAACTTGAGAAATGGCAGTTGGTTCCATTCGATAAGTCCCTTGAAAATATCCTCTTAATGTCGCTAATAGTGGCATAAATAAAAACATCCAGGACACCGATTGAATAATCGGTATCAATTGACTATCTCCCATTAAAGCTGCAATCGGGCTAGCAAATAGATATATGCCCATAAATACGAGCGCTGAAAAAGTGGATAAAATAAGCAAACTCTGTTTCATAAGTCGCTGGTGGTCTAATGGGTCAACTGCTTCTGCTATTGCCTTAGAGAAAAAGACAGGAAACCCTGATAAAGCAAACGTCATCCCAATCCCATAAATCGGATAAACTTGTTGGTAAACATAAAAACCCGTATTGCCTACCATATTTTGAAACGGAACACGGTAAACAGCACTCAAAATTTTGGCAACGAGTGATGCCACCGAAAGCAAAACTGCACCATTCATCATTGATTTTAGTTGTTTATTTTTCATAGGCTATCAACTTTCTTCCTTTTGCTCAGCGACGCTTGCTTCTAGGAATGCTTTCAAATGATCCATCCATGCTGGAATAGCAACCTTATGAATTTGAATAGATACCACTAATTGGTCTTTTTTCATATTCACTTGTGCACGTAAAGGGATACTGCTAAGCGCTTCGAAAATCGCTACTCCTTGCAGTCGTTTCGTTCCTTCCTTATCGAAAGTAATATGAACGATATCGCCTTGACGTTTTAGCTGTTCTGCCTCGGCTAATTCTGCATAGTGGCGAATCAAGCCCACTTGAGCGAGATAGGTCACTTCTTCCGGTAAATCACCAAAACGGTCTTGGAAGTCATCTTGAATTTCATAGAAATCATCTTCATTTTTCAGTTGTTGGATGCGTTTATACATATCAATTTTTTGACGTTCGTCTTCAATATAGGTTGCCGGAATATAGGCATTAATAGCTAAATCAATCTCAACATTTACCTGCTTGCGACGTGACCCTTTGCCACGCTTGCGTTCTACTGCTTCGCTCAGCATTTCTGAATACAAATCAAAGCCAACTGAATCGATAAAGCCATGCTGTTGGGCTCCTAAGAGGTTTCCTGCTCCACGAATAGACAAATCACGCATAGCAATTTTGAATCCTGATCCTAATTCTGTAAAGTCCTTAATGGCTTGCAAGCGTTTCTCACTTACTTCACTTAATATTTTATCGCGCTGGTGCATTAAGTAAGCATAGGCAATTCGATTCGTTCTCCCTACTCGTCCTCTTAATTGATAAAGTTGGGACAAGCCCATGTAGTCAGCATTTTCAACAAAGAGCGTATTGGCATTTGGAATATCCACACCTGTTTCAATAATTGTTGTGGTAACAAGGACGTCATAAACACCTTCTACAAAATCCATCATGATATTTTCTAGTTGAACTTCTGTCATTTGCCCATGCGCCACACCTACTCTGCAATCAGGAACGAGTACTCGGATTTCATCCGCCTTACGTTCAATGGTTTCGACACGATTATAGACATAAAAAGCTTGGCCACCCCTTGCCATTTCTCGTTCAATCCCATCGCGAACAGCAGCCATATTTTGCTCCATTACGTAGGTTTGGACAGGATAGCGGTTAGCCGGTGGAGTTTCAATAACCGACAAGTCGCGGACACCTAACATAGACATGTGCAAGGTACGCGGAATCGGCGTTGCCGTTAGAGTCAAGACATCTACTGTCGACTTCAGCGCCTTCAAGCGTTCTTTATGTTTGACACCGAAACGTTGCTCTTCATCGACTACTAATAAACCGAGGTCAAAAAAGACAACATCTTTTGAAATGAGACGGTGCGTTCCCACAATAATATCCACACTGCCCTTACGAATACCTTCAATGGTTTCTTCTTGCTGTTTCTTCGTACGGAAGCGACTTAAAAGACCAATCTCAAATGGTAAATCCTCAAAGCGTTGTACTAACGATTCATAATGCTGTTGTGCCAAAATAGTCGTTGGCACCAGAAAAGCTGCTTGTTTTCCTTCTAGAACAGCTTTGAAAATAGCACGCATGGCCACTTCTGTTTTTCCATATCCAACATCTCCGACTAAGAGACGATCCATTGGTTTTTCTTTTTGCATATCCTTTTTGATTTCTTCAATACTTCTCAATTGATCATCGGTTTCTGTATAAGGGAAACGATTCTCAAAATCAACTTGGTCTTGATTATCCGGTGGGAAGGCATAGCCTTTTTCTGATTCGCGTTTAGCATAGAGCTCTATCAACTCGTCCGCAATGTCTTCTACTCTTGAAGCAACTTTCTTTTTCGTTTTCGCCCATTCAGTACCACCTAGTTTGTTGACTTTAGGTGTTTTAGACTCTGAAGACACATATTTTTGAACGAGATGCAGCTGGGTAAC
This genomic interval from Jeotgalibaca arthritidis contains the following:
- a CDS encoding putative polysaccharide biosynthesis protein, yielding MKNKQLKSMMNGAVLLSVASLVAKILSAVYRVPFQNMVGNTGFYVYQQVYPIYGIGMTFALSGFPVFFSKAIAEAVDPLDHQRLMKQSLLILSTFSALVFMGIYLFASPIAALMGDSQLIPIIQSVSWMFLFMPLLATLRGYFQGTYRMEPTAISQVTEQLVRVVVILIAAYWFTQTGTDLYAMGASAMSGASWGAALALVVLLMAAKKNDHPLLLASKSQSVRKGLFQLTKRYATEGLTICLLTSILVLFQLIDSFSLYKGLVESGIDADTAKSLKGIYDRGQPLVQLGMVVGTGFSASFIPMLTQAFVSRQADRFQYAAKSLIRITLTLSLAATVGLLAILPEVNQMLFGDRSGQVVLAIYVMAIAAASLVMAFHSILQSENQYRLTLYALAIGLVVKLALNSWLVSSLGTLGASIATLTGLVIMAIFLASKLSLSMTQLWRTDHFLLKLVGGAGMLYITAVMTKWVLTSLLFQSDSRSQASIVALLTVVIGVIVFVVYILRVQLFTIREWLSLPFGKKLLKKGVKG
- the mfd gene encoding transcription-repair coupling factor encodes the protein MKDIQAYLKRSTLLADLISQAREAGNQLVTGISGSARNLLTTMVYDELDGPIVVWAANLLQATQLYEDISQINPTIPTFLFPVEESLAVELAFSSPEYRSQRVEALHFLESGEKGIVVVPTAGFKKLLAPVSIWRNHVLTFDIGNEIDFEQLPEKLVAMGYERESMVASPGEFSVRGDIMDIYALNEEYPIRIEFFGSEVDRMRFFEPTTQKSFDEAVESVMVLPAQDTIFPPYILQEQVEEIEKKVKKAEKSIKNEDVKKRLAVFFNDFIEKAQLGELPQNPKMYTSLFYPQMTTIMDYMSKDTLIVMDEYGRTLESERTQNMEAADWEEMKIGEGVLLPKQQMTADIRDVVKQSEHRKLFYSLFQKGLGNIRFTAVHPIQYRGLLQFFGQMPMVKSEVDRWLKQDATVFMVVPDKERAEKVHQVFLDFDIESVIIGQDGFIENHVNIVVGGMAAGFELPMRKLVVMTEKELFNKATKRQPRRQKMSNAERLKSYTELSAGDFVVHVNHGIGKYTGMETIVVDGVNQDYISILYQDGAKLFIPVTQLHLVQKYVSSESKTPKVNKLGGTEWAKTKKKVASRVEDIADELIELYAKRESEKGYAFPPDNQDQVDFENRFPYTETDDQLRSIEEIKKDMQKEKPMDRLLVGDVGYGKTEVAMRAIFKAVLEGKQAAFLVPTTILAQQHYESLVQRFEDLPFEIGLLSRFRTKKQQEETIEGIRKGSVDIIVGTHRLISKDVVFFDLGLLVVDEEQRFGVKHKERLKALKSTVDVLTLTATPIPRTLHMSMLGVRDLSVIETPPANRYPVQTYVMEQNMAAVRDGIEREMARGGQAFYVYNRVETIERKADEIRVLVPDCRVGVAHGQMTEVQLENIMMDFVEGVYDVLVTTTIIETGVDIPNANTLFVENADYMGLSQLYQLRGRVGRTNRIAYAYLMHQRDKILSEVSEKRLQAIKDFTELGSGFKIAMRDLSIRGAGNLLGAQQHGFIDSVGFDLYSEMLSEAVERKRGKGSRRKQVNVEIDLAINAYIPATYIEDERQKIDMYKRIQQLKNEDDFYEIQDDFQDRFGDLPEEVTYLAQVGLIRHYAELAEAEQLKRQGDIVHITFDKEGTKRLQGVAIFEALSSIPLRAQVNMKKDQLVVSIQIHKVAIPAWMDHLKAFLEASVAEQKEES